In one Juglans regia cultivar Chandler chromosome 11, Walnut 2.0, whole genome shotgun sequence genomic region, the following are encoded:
- the LOC108998857 gene encoding CBL-interacting serine/threonine-protein kinase 21-like — protein sequence MGFAPNSIGKYKLGRTIGEGTFAKVKLAIDSNNGQYVAAKIIDKKMVTESDLKCQVQREIRTMTLLHHPNVVRIHEVLGTKTKICIVMEYVPGGQLTDKLSYAKKLEEREARKLFQQLIDAVDYCHDKGVSHRDLKPENLLLDQKGNLKVSDFGLSAMRKPGDILTTACGSPSYVAPELLVNKGYDGAVADIWSCGVILFELLAGRLPFDDSNLINLYKKICRADYTCPQWFTEDQKKLLSRILDPNPKRRITIAEIVEDEWFQKDYVPSCGYECNEKIHLDDVNAAFDSIEETATEANIPKSSSFINAFQLIAMSHDLNLSGLFEEKDENKQVTRLGSKHTIHETMKKIEAAAMDVSLAVERKKNHKIKMHPKQKMTRWSRSSLDISAEVIEVAPTDCVISISKSSGELQVYEEFCKSLSSLLTEKSEISSQIKEPQEVTANSKNIQESGCSEDSNYKDHKKDPRGYSSS from the exons atggggtttGCTCCCAATAGCATAGGGAAATACAAGCTTGGCCGGACTATTGGAGAAGGTACTTTTGCCAAGGTTAAGCTAGCTATTGACAGCAACAATGGGCAGTATGTTGCGGCCAAGATCATCGATAAGAAAATGGTCACGGAAAGCGATCTCAAGTGCCAG gTACAAAGAGAAATAAGAACAATGACGCTTCTGCATCACCCCAACGTCGTGCGAATACATGAG GTTCTAGGCACAAAGACGAAAATTTGCATCGTAATGGAATACGTACCAGGAGGACAACTCACAGACAAGTTG TCTTATGCCAAGAAGTTAGAGGAACGGGAAGCAAGAAAGCTTTTCCAGCAGTTGATTGATGCGGTGGACTATTGCCATGATAAAGGGGTATCTCACAGAGATCTAAAG CCAGAAAACTTGCTTCTGGATCAAAAAGGAAATCTCAAAGTATCTGATTTTGGACTAAGTGCAATGCGGAAG CCCGGTGACATTCTAACCACAGCTTGTGGCTCCCCAAGCTATGTAGCACCTGAG CTGCTGGTGAATAAAGGTTACGATGGAGCAGTTGCTGATATTTGGTCTTGTGGAGTAATCCTGTTTGAATTACTTGCCGGTCGCCTACCCTTTGATGACAGTAACCTGATAAACTTATACAAGAAG ATATGCAGAGCAGACTACACATGTCCACAATGGTTTACCGAAGACCAAAAGAAACTGCTCTCCAGAATACTTGATCCAAATCCTAAAAGG CGAATTACTATAGCAGAGATCGTAGAAGATGAATGGTTTCAAAAGGATTATGTGCCTTCTTGTGGATATGAATGCAATGAGAAAATTCACTTGGACGATGTTAATGCTGCTTTTGATTCAATTGAG GAGACTGCTACTGAGGCAAACATTCCCAAGTCCTCAAGTTTCATCAATGCCTTTCAGTTGATAGCCATGTCACATGATCTCAATTTATCGGGTCTCTTTGAAGAGAAG GATGAAAATAAGCAGGTGACAAGGCTTGGATCCAAGCATACAATTCATGAAACCATGAAGAAAATTGAAGCTGCAGCAATGGATGTGAGTTTGGCggtagaaagaaagaaaaaccataAG ATTAAGATGCATCCAAAACAGAAGATGACTAGATGGTCTAGATCATCTCTTGACATATCGGCAGAG GTGATTGAGGTTGCTCCCACTGATTGTGTAATAAGTATATCAAAATCTTCAGGGGAGCTTCAAGTGTACGAAGAG TTCTGCAAAAGTTTATCAAGTCTGCTGACAGAGAAATCGGAGATTTCATCACAAATTAAAGAGCCGCAGGAAGTCACAGCAAATAGCAAAAACATCCAAGAGAGTGGATG CTCTGAAGACAGTAATTATAAAGACCATAAAAAAGATCCCCGTGGCTATTCATCCTCGTGA